Sequence from the Candidatus Kapaibacterium sp. genome:
GTAGGGAAAGGGAGAGGCTAAGAAATTAACCTCTATCCCAAGGGATAGAGGTTTTTTATTTGGGGGATTTATGAAAGTAAGAGTTAATGGAATAGAGATGGAAGTTAAATCTAACACGGTAATGGAGCTACTTAAGGAGCTTGAGATAAATCCTGAGAGAGTTGTTGTGGAGGTAAATCTTGAGATTGTAAAGAGGAATAGATTCACTGAATACAAGATTAAAGAGGGAGACTTAATAGAAAT
This genomic interval carries:
- the thiS gene encoding sulfur carrier protein ThiS, with amino-acid sequence MKVRVNGIEMEVKSNTVMELLKELEINPERVVVEVNLEIVKRNRFTEYKIKEGDLIEIVNFVGGG